Proteins found in one Pempheris klunzingeri isolate RE-2024b chromosome 6, fPemKlu1.hap1, whole genome shotgun sequence genomic segment:
- the dio1 gene encoding type I iodothyronine deiodinase: protein MFLQRLMVYVSTAYLFCFMIGVNLLVWIIHFISPSLTKKLILKMGERTTMTQNPNFRYEDWGMTFATIKFFKTASLHMWLSLGQEAFKGKDAPDTPVVNMEGEKTSICKYMKGNRPLVLSFGSCTUPPFIYKLEEFKQLVKDFRDVADFLVVYIAEAHSTDGWAFTNNFDINQHRSLEERLSAAQILIQKEPLCPVVVDEMSNITAIKYGALPERLYVLQAGKVAYKGGLGPWAYDPLEVRSFLERMK, encoded by the exons ATGTTCCTACAAAGACTGATGGTCTATGTGTCGACAGCATACTTGTTTTGCTTCATGATTGGAGTCAATCTCCTGGTTTGGatcattcatttcatctcacCAAGCCTCACCAAGAAGCTAATCCTCAAAATGGGTGAGAGGACCACCATGACCCAGAATCCCAATTTTAGGTATGAAGATTGGGGCATGACATTTGCTACCATAAAGTTCTTCAAAACCGCCTCCTTGCACATGTGGTTGTCTCTCGGGCAAGAAGCATTTAAGGGAAAAGACGCTCCGGACACACCTGTGGTCAACATggagggggagaaaacaagCATCTGCAAGTACATGAAAG GCAACAGGCCGCTGGTGCTGAGTTTTGGAAGTTGCACCTGACCCCCGTTTATCTACAAACTTGAGGAGTTCAAGCAACTCGTCAAGGACTTCCGCGATGTGGCTGACTTTCTTGTTGTCTACATCGCCGAGGCGCATTCAACAG ACGGTTGGGCATTCACCAACAACTTTGATATCAACCAACACCGGAGCCTGGAGGAGAGGCTGTCTGCAGCACAGATCCTGATTCAGAAGGAGCCCCTGTGTCCGGTGGTCGTGGATGAAATGAGTAATATCACTGCCATAAAGTACGGCGCTCTGCCTGAGAGGCTTTACGTGCTGCAGGCTGGGAAAGTCGCCTACAAG GGGGGGTTGGGGCCATGGGCCTACGATCCATTAGAGGTGCGTTCGTTCCTGGAAAGGATGAAATAA